The following coding sequences are from one Tachysurus vachellii isolate PV-2020 chromosome 7, HZAU_Pvac_v1, whole genome shotgun sequence window:
- the b3gat3 gene encoding galactosylgalactosylxylosylprotein 3-beta-glucuronosyltransferase 3 has protein sequence MRMKLKLKTVFLLYFMVSLMGLIYALMQLGQGCDCREHDFIKDRTISQLRGELHKLQEQIIKSEKLDAKASRQSSLPAIYVITPTYARLVQKAELIRLSHTFLHVPQLHWIVVEDSPSLTQLVTNLLAASGLTYTHLHMLTPKDRKLQEGDPHWLKPRGAEQRNEGLRWLREKAAADRGKGLAFDNAVIYFADDDNTYSLQLFDEMRYTKKVSVWPVGLVGAMKFERPVVENGKVVRFHTGWRPNRPFPIDMAGFAVSLNLVLANPDACFDGNAEMGFLESSFLQNLVTMEDLEPKADMCTKVLVWHTRTEKPKMKREEALIKQGLGSDPNVEV, from the exons ATGAGGATGAAGCTCAAACTGAAGACTGTATTCCTGCTCTACTTTATGGTGTCCTTAATGGGCCTCATCTATGCCCTCATGCAGTTAG GCCAGGGCTGTGACTGCAGAGAACATGACTTTATTAAAGACCGAACCATCTCTCAGTTGAGAGGGGAGTTACATAAGCTGCaagaacaaataataaaatcagaGAAATTGGACGCAAAAGCCTCCAGGCAATCTAGTTTGCCTGCAATCTATGTAATAACACCTACCTATGCAAg ACTGGTGCAGAAGGCTGAGCTCATACGCTTGTCCCACACATTTCTGCATGTACCTCAGCTCCACTGGATCGTGGTGGAGGATTCTCCCAGCCTGACACAGCTAGTGACAAACTTGCTGGCTGCGTCTGGActgacctacacacacctacacatgctGACACCTAAAGACCGCAAACTGCAGGAAGGTGACCCTCACTGGCTGAAGCCTCGTGGGGCTGAGCAGAGGAACGAGGGTTTACGCTGGCTCAGGGAGAAGGCTGCTGCGGACCGGGGGAAAGGGCTAGCCTTCGACAATGCTGTAATCTACTTCGCTGATGATGACAACACATATAGCCTTCAGCTCTTTGATGAG ATGCGTTACACTAAGAAAGTCTCTGTTTGGCCAGTGGGTCTGGTGGGAGCTATGAAGTTTGAGCGGCCGGTGGTGGAAAATGGGAAGGTGGTTCGTTTCCACACCGGCTGGCGACCCAACCGTCCCTTCCCCATTGATATGGCGGGCTTTGCTGTCTCCCTGAATCTGGTGTTGGCCAATCCTGATGCTTGTTTTGATGGCAATGCAGAGATGGGCTTCCTAGAAAGTAGCTTTCTGCAGAATCTGGTTACTATGGAGGACCTGGAGCCTAAAGCTGACATGTGCACTAAG GTGCTGGTGTGGCACACACGGACCGAAAAGCCAAAGATGAAAAGGGAGGAGGCTCTTATAAAGCAAGGGTTAGGATCAGATCCCAACGTGGAGGTGTAA